Proteins co-encoded in one Capnocytophaga ochracea DSM 7271 genomic window:
- a CDS encoding glucoamylase family protein, giving the protein MKHFKQINRTFFVLLIAFCASCSCSKDSKKGGNTPTPKPPVEKNRPMEFASDDAFLDYIQRAHLNYMWDGAEPNSGLAPERNHMDVPSDDAHIITTGGSGFGIAGLLVGVERGFIPRAQAVERFTKIVTFLEKADRYHGVWSHWIDGRTGKTKPFGQKDNGGDLVESAFLMQGLLCVRQYFKDGNDAEKALASRIDKLWREMEWDWYLNGQDVLYWHWSPDYDWQMNFPLKGYNECLITYILAASSPTHTIPASAYHNGWARGGAIKSTQVTYNLPLILKHNGAEQYGGPLFWAHYSYIGLNPKGLSDDYANYWDLNRNHTLINYKYCLENPKGYKGYGANCWGLTASYSVKGYSAHSPSNDLGVIVPTAALSSFPYTPQESMAALKHFYYDLGDTIWGKYGFYDAFSQQAVWYPKRYLAIDQLTIAPMIENHRTGLIWKLFMSCPEVQQGLKKLNFKVQ; this is encoded by the coding sequence ATGAAGCATTTCAAACAGATAAACAGAACATTTTTTGTGCTTCTTATTGCATTCTGCGCGTCGTGCAGTTGCAGTAAGGACAGTAAGAAAGGCGGTAATACGCCTACTCCTAAACCACCTGTTGAAAAGAATCGTCCGATGGAATTTGCTTCCGACGATGCTTTCTTAGATTATATCCAGCGTGCGCACCTCAACTATATGTGGGACGGTGCCGAACCTAACTCGGGGTTAGCCCCTGAGCGCAATCATATGGACGTGCCTTCCGATGATGCTCATATCATCACTACGGGAGGTTCGGGCTTTGGGATTGCAGGGCTATTGGTGGGTGTAGAACGCGGTTTTATACCTCGTGCACAAGCGGTAGAAAGATTTACTAAAATCGTAACTTTCTTGGAGAAAGCCGACCGTTATCACGGTGTATGGTCGCACTGGATAGACGGGCGTACGGGTAAGACCAAACCTTTTGGACAGAAAGACAATGGGGGCGACCTCGTGGAGAGTGCTTTCTTGATGCAAGGATTGCTTTGTGTACGTCAGTATTTTAAGGATGGCAACGATGCCGAAAAAGCCTTAGCTTCTCGCATTGATAAATTATGGCGCGAAATGGAATGGGATTGGTATCTAAACGGACAGGATGTGCTCTATTGGCATTGGAGTCCTGATTACGATTGGCAGATGAATTTTCCTCTGAAAGGTTATAACGAATGCCTAATTACCTATATTTTGGCAGCTTCTTCGCCAACCCACACCATTCCTGCTTCGGCTTATCACAACGGTTGGGCACGTGGAGGAGCTATTAAAAGCACTCAGGTAACTTATAATTTGCCACTTATTCTCAAACACAACGGAGCAGAACAATACGGAGGTCCGCTATTTTGGGCGCATTATTCGTATATAGGGTTGAACCCCAAAGGACTCAGCGATGATTATGCCAATTACTGGGATTTGAATCGCAATCACACCCTTATCAACTACAAATATTGCCTAGAAAACCCCAAAGGTTATAAAGGTTATGGGGCGAACTGCTGGGGACTTACCGCCAGTTATTCAGTAAAAGGGTACTCAGCCCACAGCCCCAGTAACGATTTAGGGGTGATAGTGCCTACTGCCGCCCTTTCCAGTTTTCCTTATACGCCCCAAGAATCAATGGCTGCGCTCAAGCATTTCTATTACGATTTGGGCGATACTATTTGGGGTAAATACGGCTTTTATGATGCTTTCAGCCAGCAAGCGGTATGGTATCCTAAGCGTTATTTAGCTATCGACCAGCTCACTATTGCCCCGATGATAGAAAACCACCGCACGGGTCTCATTTGGAAACTGTTTATGAGTTGCCCCGAAGTGCAGCAGGGATTAAAGAAACTGAATTTTAAGGTACAGTAA
- a CDS encoding helix-turn-helix and ligand-binding sensor domain-containing protein, whose amino-acid sequence MRMRVFLCVLMGWFVGTIHAQLLPPIYNYAPSVYSGESQNWKICQAINQKIYFANNIGLLEFNGVVWQHYPLPNGAIVRAVNAKGNTIYTGGFAEFGYWQADAFNRLQYTSLSKRLAPKDIEDEEVWKIVFFDHWVLFQSLHKLYIYDSQHDRFHIVHSQNNLPKIFKVGEHIFFQKMNEGLFALVNGKEELRSEASLFREHIVINIFPYKGKFLFVTQDKGIYEGTPAEVKPWQVSTGALTSSLNIYSCEQLSDGSILLGTIANGVYRLSPEGQLWEHLHQKQGLQNNTVLSIFEDKEHNVWLGLDNGISMVNFFSPFRQYKDNEGVLGAVYTSIVYQGDLYLGTNQGLFYASFPLKAGQPFQLVEGTKGQVWQLKELQGSLFCGHNSGTFVINNHRAQLVCNVLGTWDIKPVEGHPNWLLQGNYEGLYLLELKEGRWQYRNKITGFNVSSRFFEFISPTELLVSHEYKGVFRLQLSPDFTRVLQVHKETSAPMGRKSAIAKYRNEIWYFTEKGLFKYDITARKFVQDESLTHRLFDQDAYLSGTMLRGKEDGLWFFTQYNIVKVSQGKLDKALQLKKMPLSAAFRKDLVGFENLNEYREGDCLLGTSTGFMDFAFNPSHHTAYEVQIDHIYKSKVEGVWQPIALNSADNRWAYNQNNLRFSYSVPAYNAMFQTVYQYKLEGLYEHWSDWSKEASVQFDNLPAGDYTFLVRARVGNAVSTNTAIFHFVIEKPWYATNVMIATYIGLLLLLLFIIHRVYRVHYKRHKKKVEQEKEKELALLQLENDRTVMKLQNDKLHSEVESKNRELAVTTMNIVRKNELLMSIKEALLNSGNSKEVLHIVEDNINSEGDWEHFQEIFNQTDRDFLNRLKSLHPDLTPNDIKLCIYLRLNLSSKEIAPLLNISTQSIEIKRYRLRKKMRLERNQNLTDYILKL is encoded by the coding sequence ATGCGTATGCGTGTTTTTCTGTGTGTTTTGATGGGGTGGTTTGTAGGGACGATACACGCTCAGTTATTGCCACCTATCTATAACTACGCTCCTTCGGTATACTCGGGTGAGAGTCAGAATTGGAAAATATGTCAAGCGATAAATCAAAAGATATATTTTGCTAACAATATAGGTCTATTGGAGTTCAATGGGGTGGTATGGCAACATTACCCCTTGCCCAATGGGGCGATAGTGCGCGCCGTAAACGCCAAAGGTAACACTATCTATACAGGTGGTTTTGCTGAATTTGGTTATTGGCAAGCAGATGCTTTCAACCGTTTGCAATATACTTCGCTAAGTAAACGCTTAGCACCTAAGGATATAGAAGACGAAGAGGTATGGAAAATTGTTTTTTTTGACCATTGGGTGCTCTTCCAGTCGTTGCACAAACTTTATATTTACGACTCTCAGCACGACCGCTTTCACATTGTACATTCGCAAAACAACTTACCTAAAATCTTCAAAGTGGGCGAGCATATCTTCTTTCAAAAGATGAATGAGGGGCTTTTTGCTCTTGTGAATGGTAAAGAGGAGTTGCGTTCGGAGGCATCTCTTTTCCGCGAACATATTGTTATTAATATCTTCCCATATAAAGGTAAGTTTCTATTTGTTACCCAAGATAAAGGCATTTACGAAGGAACACCTGCTGAGGTGAAACCTTGGCAAGTGAGTACAGGAGCGCTTACTTCTTCCCTAAACATTTACAGTTGCGAACAACTCTCTGACGGTTCTATCTTGCTGGGGACGATTGCCAATGGTGTATACCGATTATCGCCAGAAGGACAACTGTGGGAGCACCTTCATCAGAAACAAGGCTTGCAAAACAACACGGTGCTTTCTATCTTCGAGGACAAAGAACACAATGTGTGGTTAGGCTTAGACAATGGCATTAGTATGGTGAATTTCTTTTCGCCTTTCCGCCAGTATAAAGATAACGAAGGAGTGCTAGGAGCCGTTTATACCTCTATTGTTTACCAAGGTGATTTGTATTTGGGTACCAATCAGGGGCTTTTTTATGCGTCTTTTCCTTTGAAAGCAGGTCAGCCATTTCAGTTGGTTGAAGGTACTAAAGGGCAAGTGTGGCAACTGAAAGAACTACAAGGCTCTTTGTTTTGTGGGCACAATTCAGGTACGTTTGTGATAAACAACCATCGAGCACAATTGGTGTGTAATGTTTTGGGTACTTGGGATATTAAACCTGTGGAAGGACACCCTAATTGGCTCTTGCAAGGCAATTATGAAGGTTTATACCTTTTGGAACTGAAAGAAGGGCGTTGGCAATACCGCAATAAGATAACAGGATTCAATGTATCGAGTAGGTTTTTTGAGTTTATTTCGCCTACTGAACTATTGGTAAGCCACGAGTACAAAGGCGTGTTCCGGTTGCAACTCTCCCCTGATTTTACGAGAGTACTCCAAGTGCACAAAGAGACTTCTGCTCCAATGGGGCGCAAGTCGGCGATTGCTAAATACCGCAATGAGATTTGGTATTTTACTGAAAAAGGCTTGTTTAAATATGATATTACCGCACGTAAGTTTGTGCAAGATGAAAGCCTTACCCATCGGCTATTCGACCAAGATGCCTACTTATCGGGCACTATGTTACGGGGCAAAGAGGACGGATTGTGGTTTTTTACCCAATACAATATAGTGAAGGTGAGTCAGGGTAAGTTAGACAAGGCACTTCAGCTGAAAAAGATGCCTCTCTCGGCTGCTTTTCGCAAGGATTTGGTAGGGTTTGAGAACCTCAATGAGTACCGAGAAGGTGATTGCCTTTTAGGTACTAGTACCGGCTTTATGGATTTTGCGTTTAATCCGTCGCACCATACTGCCTACGAGGTGCAAATAGACCATATATACAAAAGCAAAGTAGAAGGCGTATGGCAACCAATTGCTCTTAACAGTGCTGATAACCGCTGGGCATACAACCAAAACAATCTGCGTTTTAGCTATAGTGTGCCCGCCTATAATGCGATGTTTCAAACTGTATATCAATATAAATTGGAAGGACTTTACGAGCATTGGAGCGACTGGAGCAAGGAGGCAAGTGTGCAGTTTGATAATCTGCCTGCAGGTGATTATACCTTTCTGGTAAGAGCCAGAGTGGGAAATGCTGTTTCGACCAATACGGCTATTTTTCACTTTGTAATAGAAAAACCTTGGTATGCCACTAATGTAATGATAGCTACCTATATAGGACTCTTACTGCTTTTGCTTTTTATAATTCACCGAGTGTATAGAGTTCATTACAAGCGTCATAAGAAGAAGGTAGAACAAGAAAAAGAGAAAGAACTCGCCCTATTGCAATTGGAAAATGACCGCACGGTAATGAAACTCCAAAACGATAAGCTCCATAGTGAAGTGGAGAGCAAGAACCGCGAGCTGGCGGTGACTACGATGAACATCGTGCGCAAGAATGAACTGCTGATGAGCATCAAAGAGGCTCTTTTGAATAGTGGCAATAGCAAAGAAGTGTTACACATTGTGGAAGATAACATCAACAGCGAAGGTGACTGGGAGCATTTTCAAGAAATCTTTAATCAAACTGACCGTGACTTCCTTAATCGGCTTAAATCGCTTCACCCTGACCTTACTCCTAATGACATTAAACTGTGCATTTACCTGCGTTTAAACCTTTCGAGTAAAGAAATTGCTCCACTACTGAACATCTCTACCCAAAGTATAGAAATAAAACGCTACCGCTTGCGCAAAAAGATGCGTTTAGAGCGCAATCAGAACCTTACTGACTATATTCTAAAGCTCTAA
- a CDS encoding SusC/RagA family TonB-linked outer membrane protein, protein MKVFILPMLLFLCTSLAVAQTYNIKGNVKEAPNSPMMGVSVVVKGTTHGVSTDFEGNFALDNVKRGQVLVFSYVGYITQEITVNNGNALNVTLKEDTQTLGEVVVIGYGTQKVKDVTGSVSVVDAKTITELKPVDAATALQGTTSGVSVNKASGSPGGKINILIRGVSSNGSNEPLVIIDGYEGALNSINPEDIESLTVLKDAQAAIYGIKGANGVVLVTTKGGRKNTPLEVKISSYTGIQQTTKKLDYMNATEYAALLNESYAANGQALPFGNLASLGKGIDWQDEVFKNSVISDMTASISGGGEKFSYYLGASHLTQDGIVAPEKSNFKRNNVKVSLGADITSKLKMNFTANYYNNKRKTIEENGLGAVLFNALNFSPTYGLHDEDLTGFLGNEVINPLAQIDNTYNQYDGNGLEGNFQLSYNLIEGLDLTSRIGFKTYSDEKKDFQPLSFFGTGKIFNRSRSTVTQEKNETHAYTWETFATYNKTFWKNHNTSLTVGTSAQRNWGSGLSATGYDVPNNSWDFADIGLTTGTNNSKTDNSYMNDSRLTSFFGRLQYDFKSKYLLSAMLRRDASSDFPKDNRADLFSSVTAGWKVSDESFLKESKWIDFLKLRGSYGTLGNNAGKNLYKAILNGEAVYVFNGQIVRGTAVGKLPNPSAKWEVAEKLDVGFDFNTLKNRLSLVFDYFIENRNDLLISNFPVSGIIGTAAPGASNPTVNAGNTQNKGFEVALGYRSDVTKPFSWGFNYNVTRLDGKVVSINGDVIPEGGAFSVGQLAPARMEVGQPIGYFYGLQADGIFQNQAEVDAHPSQLALGAPARIGDIRYKDVNGDGVIDFKDRTYLGKPTATYYMGLNLNAKYKNFDFSTYMYAELDKEMVRNYERSQPNVNRQRLYLDRWRGEGTSNSVPRVTTGATTNNLFSSFFVEDASFLRVQNIQLGYSIPASVLESVKMKTFRVYFSVNNAFTFTKYKGYDPSATSGDAIGGGIDYGFYPQARQFILGFNTSF, encoded by the coding sequence ATGAAAGTATTTATTTTACCAATGTTGCTATTTTTATGTACGAGTTTGGCAGTGGCACAAACTTATAACATAAAAGGAAATGTGAAAGAAGCTCCTAACAGTCCGATGATGGGGGTTTCGGTGGTTGTAAAAGGCACTACCCACGGCGTCTCTACCGATTTCGAAGGGAATTTTGCCTTAGACAATGTGAAGAGAGGTCAGGTTCTGGTGTTTTCGTATGTGGGTTACATCACTCAAGAAATCACTGTGAACAATGGCAATGCGCTGAACGTTACCTTGAAAGAAGATACCCAAACCCTCGGTGAAGTGGTAGTTATCGGGTATGGAACTCAAAAGGTAAAGGACGTAACAGGCTCTGTATCAGTAGTAGATGCTAAAACCATTACCGAACTAAAGCCTGTGGATGCGGCTACTGCCCTACAAGGTACTACCTCAGGGGTGAGCGTAAACAAGGCTTCGGGCTCACCTGGAGGGAAGATAAACATTCTTATTCGCGGAGTGAGTTCTAACGGTAGCAACGAGCCTTTGGTAATTATCGACGGTTACGAAGGGGCACTGAACAGTATCAACCCTGAGGACATCGAGAGTCTTACTGTATTGAAAGACGCTCAAGCGGCTATCTACGGTATTAAAGGCGCGAATGGGGTAGTACTGGTAACTACTAAGGGTGGACGCAAAAACACACCTTTGGAAGTGAAAATTAGCTCTTATACTGGTATTCAGCAAACTACCAAAAAGTTGGATTATATGAACGCTACCGAGTATGCTGCCTTACTCAACGAGAGTTATGCTGCCAACGGACAGGCGTTGCCTTTTGGCAATTTGGCTTCTTTGGGCAAAGGCATTGATTGGCAAGACGAGGTGTTTAAGAATTCTGTTATTTCAGATATGACAGCTAGTATCTCGGGTGGAGGTGAGAAATTTAGTTATTACTTAGGGGCATCACATCTTACCCAAGACGGTATTGTAGCCCCTGAAAAGTCTAACTTCAAACGCAATAACGTGAAAGTGAGTTTGGGTGCTGATATTACCTCTAAACTCAAAATGAATTTCACAGCTAACTATTATAACAACAAGCGCAAAACCATTGAGGAAAACGGCTTGGGAGCAGTGCTTTTCAACGCTTTGAACTTTTCGCCTACCTACGGTTTGCACGATGAAGATTTAACGGGCTTTTTGGGTAATGAGGTAATTAACCCTTTGGCACAAATAGACAATACCTATAATCAGTATGACGGTAATGGATTGGAGGGGAATTTCCAGTTGAGCTATAATCTCATAGAAGGCTTAGACCTCACTTCGCGTATTGGGTTTAAGACTTATAGTGATGAGAAGAAAGATTTTCAACCTCTGAGCTTTTTTGGTACGGGCAAAATCTTCAACCGCAGTCGCAGTACGGTAACTCAGGAAAAGAACGAAACGCACGCTTATACGTGGGAGACTTTTGCTACTTATAACAAAACTTTCTGGAAAAACCACAACACTTCACTCACTGTGGGAACCAGTGCGCAACGCAACTGGGGCAGTGGACTCAGTGCTACAGGTTACGATGTGCCTAACAACTCTTGGGATTTTGCCGATATAGGTCTCACTACAGGTACGAACAACAGCAAAACTGATAACTCGTATATGAACGATTCGCGTCTTACCTCTTTTTTTGGTAGATTGCAATACGATTTTAAGAGCAAATACTTGCTATCGGCGATGCTTAGGCGTGATGCTTCTTCAGACTTCCCGAAAGACAACCGCGCCGACTTGTTTTCATCAGTAACAGCAGGTTGGAAAGTATCCGACGAAAGCTTCTTGAAAGAAAGCAAATGGATAGACTTCCTCAAATTGCGTGGTAGCTATGGTACACTGGGTAACAATGCCGGTAAAAACCTCTATAAGGCTATTTTAAACGGGGAAGCCGTTTACGTGTTCAACGGACAAATAGTACGCGGTACGGCGGTGGGCAAATTGCCTAACCCAAGTGCCAAATGGGAAGTAGCTGAAAAGTTAGACGTTGGTTTTGATTTTAATACCTTGAAGAACCGATTATCGTTAGTATTCGATTACTTTATAGAAAACCGTAACGATTTGCTCATTTCTAATTTTCCTGTCTCAGGTATTATAGGAACGGCTGCACCAGGAGCATCAAACCCCACCGTGAACGCTGGTAATACTCAAAATAAGGGCTTTGAGGTAGCCTTAGGTTATAGAAGTGATGTAACAAAACCTTTTTCTTGGGGCTTCAACTACAATGTTACTCGTTTAGACGGCAAAGTGGTATCGATTAATGGAGATGTGATTCCAGAAGGAGGGGCTTTCAGCGTTGGTCAGTTAGCACCTGCACGTATGGAAGTGGGGCAACCTATTGGCTACTTCTATGGTTTGCAAGCCGATGGAATCTTCCAAAACCAAGCTGAGGTAGATGCACACCCTTCACAACTTGCCTTAGGTGCTCCTGCCAGAATAGGAGATATCCGTTATAAAGATGTGAATGGCGATGGAGTAATTGATTTTAAAGACCGCACATATTTGGGTAAACCTACCGCTACTTACTATATGGGATTGAACCTCAATGCTAAGTATAAAAACTTTGATTTCTCAACCTATATGTATGCCGAGCTCGACAAAGAGATGGTGCGCAACTATGAGCGTTCACAACCTAACGTAAACCGTCAGCGTTTATATCTTGACCGTTGGCGTGGTGAGGGCACCAGCAATAGCGTGCCTCGTGTGACCACAGGGGCGACTACCAATAATTTATTCTCAAGTTTCTTTGTAGAAGACGCCTCATTCTTGCGCGTTCAGAACATACAGTTGGGCTATTCGATTCCTGCATCGGTATTAGAGAGTGTGAAGATGAAAACCTTCCGTGTGTACTTTTCGGTAAACAACGCCTTTACTTTCACTAAGTATAAAGGTTATGACCCCTCAGCTACCTCTGGTGATGCCATTGGTGGAGGTATTGATTACGGCTTTTATCCACAAGCCCGTCAGTTTATCTTAGGATTTAATACTTCATTTTAA
- a CDS encoding RagB/SusD family nutrient uptake outer membrane protein has protein sequence MKTIHNIQKWTVGLMLLAFTLACSDDFLDKTKQYEINSESYFNSKEDYQNALIAAYDLLHSTYINVLMGEIASDNTLCGGESASDVPGFQQIDQMIHTPINSQLKNLWDWMFAGVNRAAYILEFQDKTAFEGKEVIIAETHFLHAYYNFELVKWFGAIPLKENKRFERGDEQKIPRSPVSEVYTSIEKDLLAAIPHLPTTPPDGQVGRATKGAAQALLGKVYLYQNKFAEAAQILETVIHSNTYSLVTDYASIFEKEGENGAESVFEVQYSDAEGAGFECLQCSEGNVAVGFNSIRNYNGPVFDSGYSFNVPVQEAVDAFEAGDLRKDVAILDIVAWAAANNATYAEGYKHTGYFNRKYIARKGDLNTPDQNLTNPNNYRAIRYADVLLMAAEALNRGNISDERARDYLNQVRKRAFGDENHNVTVSGTALTEAIWKERRVEFLGEGLRFFDLVRTGKGTEIQGFTANKNEVFPVPYEEIRFANGNWQQNQGY, from the coding sequence ATGAAAACGATACATAACATACAGAAATGGACAGTAGGGCTTATGCTTCTCGCTTTTACCCTTGCTTGTTCCGATGATTTTCTCGATAAAACCAAACAGTACGAGATAAACTCTGAAAGTTACTTCAATTCAAAAGAAGATTACCAAAACGCTCTGATTGCAGCCTACGATTTGTTGCATTCTACGTATATAAATGTATTGATGGGTGAAATAGCCTCCGATAATACTCTTTGCGGTGGTGAAAGTGCTTCCGATGTGCCTGGTTTTCAACAAATAGACCAGATGATTCACACCCCTATCAACAGCCAACTCAAAAACTTGTGGGATTGGATGTTTGCAGGCGTAAACCGCGCGGCTTATATCTTGGAATTTCAAGACAAAACAGCCTTTGAGGGCAAAGAGGTGATTATTGCCGAGACACACTTCCTTCACGCCTATTACAACTTCGAACTTGTGAAATGGTTTGGGGCGATTCCGCTCAAAGAAAACAAACGCTTTGAGCGTGGTGACGAGCAAAAAATACCCCGTTCCCCTGTGAGTGAGGTATATACTTCTATTGAGAAAGACCTTTTGGCTGCCATTCCTCACTTGCCTACAACCCCCCCCGACGGCCAAGTAGGGCGTGCTACCAAAGGGGCGGCTCAAGCCCTCCTCGGCAAGGTGTATTTATACCAAAACAAGTTTGCCGAAGCAGCTCAAATATTAGAAACTGTGATACACAGCAATACTTATTCTCTTGTAACCGACTATGCCTCTATCTTTGAAAAAGAAGGCGAAAATGGCGCTGAATCAGTATTTGAGGTACAATATTCCGATGCCGAAGGTGCTGGCTTTGAGTGTTTGCAATGTAGTGAAGGGAATGTGGCAGTAGGGTTTAACAGTATCCGCAACTATAACGGGCCTGTGTTCGATTCTGGTTATAGTTTTAACGTACCCGTACAAGAGGCAGTCGATGCTTTTGAAGCAGGCGACCTCCGCAAAGATGTAGCGATTTTAGACATCGTCGCGTGGGCAGCAGCGAACAACGCTACTTATGCCGAAGGTTACAAACATACAGGCTATTTCAATAGAAAATATATTGCTCGCAAAGGCGACCTCAATACCCCCGACCAAAACCTTACGAACCCTAATAACTATCGTGCCATTCGCTATGCCGATGTGCTCTTAATGGCTGCCGAAGCGCTCAACCGTGGTAATATCAGCGATGAACGTGCTCGCGACTATCTCAACCAAGTGCGCAAACGTGCCTTTGGCGATGAAAATCATAACGTTACTGTATCGGGTACTGCTCTTACCGAAGCAATATGGAAAGAACGCCGTGTAGAGTTCTTAGGCGAAGGCTTGCGCTTTTTCGACTTAGTCCGCACGGGCAAAGGTACCGAAATACAAGGTTTTACTGCCAACAAAAACGAAGTGTTCCCCGTACCCTACGAAGAAATTCGCTTTGCTAATGGCAATTGGCAACAAAACCAAGGATACTAA
- a CDS encoding family 16 glycosylhydrolase, with amino-acid sequence MKTLKLLGLLLLTIFASCKDKNPLAELIAPNNVKATYKIIGADAQHPNGDGSGLVDFTVTANNAITFRIDFGDGKSEVTPSGMIQHRYTKVGTNKFTAVVSAVGIGGNMTSTSLEIEVYSSFSDAEAENLLAGKNIGDSKTWYWAANVKGYAGLGPQESGDNSEYGYPAWWQAEPFDATRTCMFENSFIFTRTTNGVTYKQTADHVFVPGAYASVLGVAKDQCYGTDVIPTITGEKQVSFVPSTSKAATQGKYDNKAYRGTAIELSNGGMLGWWVGASTYDIISLSDTQLIVRVMQPNSQFAWYHIFTTTKPSENSFTNLVWFDEFNKAGAPDATKWTYDLGKGNNGWGNGELQNYTKEAENVKVENGVLKITAKADGKGGYTSARIKTEGLYGFKYGKLEIKAKLPATQGTWPAMWLLGNNFATEGWPKCGEIDLLEQKGNKKTHILGACHWYDTDNHHQGDYDKEIAFANASTDFHIYTMTWTEKKIIFAVDNQNYFEMNNNGKLPFNQKFFLIFNIAMGGTLGGNVAANFTQDSLEIDYVRIYQ; translated from the coding sequence ATGAAAACACTTAAACTGTTAGGATTGTTACTATTAACAATCTTTGCATCTTGTAAAGACAAGAATCCATTAGCCGAATTAATCGCCCCAAACAACGTAAAAGCCACTTATAAAATTATAGGAGCAGATGCCCAACATCCTAACGGAGATGGCTCTGGCTTGGTAGACTTTACTGTTACTGCCAATAATGCAATCACCTTTCGCATTGATTTTGGTGATGGAAAAAGTGAGGTAACGCCCTCTGGTATGATTCAGCACCGCTATACCAAAGTAGGAACCAACAAGTTCACTGCTGTAGTGAGTGCTGTAGGGATTGGAGGAAATATGACTTCTACATCCTTAGAAATTGAAGTATATAGCTCCTTCTCCGATGCAGAAGCCGAAAATCTATTGGCTGGTAAGAACATAGGAGATAGTAAGACGTGGTATTGGGCTGCTAATGTAAAAGGGTATGCAGGCTTAGGTCCTCAAGAGAGTGGCGACAATAGTGAATATGGCTACCCTGCGTGGTGGCAAGCCGAACCTTTCGACGCTACTCGTACTTGTATGTTTGAGAACTCTTTCATCTTCACTCGTACCACTAATGGTGTTACCTATAAACAAACTGCCGACCACGTGTTTGTACCAGGAGCCTATGCAAGTGTGTTGGGTGTTGCTAAAGACCAATGTTACGGTACCGATGTGATACCTACTATTACAGGGGAAAAACAAGTATCGTTTGTTCCTTCTACTTCCAAAGCCGCTACTCAAGGTAAGTACGATAACAAAGCATACCGTGGTACAGCTATTGAGCTCTCCAATGGAGGTATGCTCGGTTGGTGGGTAGGAGCGAGCACTTATGATATCATCAGCCTTAGCGATACCCAACTCATCGTACGCGTAATGCAACCTAACAGTCAGTTTGCTTGGTATCACATTTTCACCACTACCAAACCTTCCGAAAATAGTTTTACAAACCTTGTATGGTTTGACGAGTTCAACAAAGCGGGTGCTCCCGATGCTACTAAATGGACGTATGATTTAGGCAAAGGTAATAACGGTTGGGGCAATGGTGAACTCCAAAATTACACCAAAGAAGCTGAGAATGTAAAAGTAGAAAATGGTGTGCTTAAAATCACTGCTAAAGCTGATGGTAAAGGAGGTTACACTTCTGCCCGCATAAAAACCGAAGGGTTATATGGTTTCAAATACGGCAAATTGGAAATCAAAGCCAAACTCCCTGCTACACAAGGAACTTGGCCAGCAATGTGGCTATTGGGTAATAACTTCGCTACAGAAGGCTGGCCTAAATGTGGCGAAATAGATCTCTTAGAACAAAAAGGTAATAAGAAAACCCATATACTTGGGGCTTGTCACTGGTATGACACCGATAACCATCACCAAGGAGATTACGATAAAGAAATAGCTTTTGCCAATGCTTCCACAGATTTTCATATCTATACAATGACGTGGACAGAAAAAAAGATTATCTTTGCAGTCGATAATCAAAACTATTTCGAGATGAATAACAATGGCAAATTGCCTTTTAACCAAAAATTCTTTCTCATTTTCAACATAGCGATGGGAGGTACTTTGGGGGGTAATGTTGCTGCTAATTTCACTCAGGATAGCCTTGAAATCGATTACGTAAGAATTTATCAATAA